AAATGGTTCCAGGCTGAAATATTAACACTATATAAGGTTTCAAATCTGTGATTTAAATGTCCACcttaagaattttaaaaccaggggcacctgggtggctcagttggttaagcgtccaactttggctcaggtcatgatctccagttcatgggtttgagccctgcgtcagactgtcttgacagctcagagcctggagcatgcttcagattgtgcttccctctctctctgcccctcccctgctcatgctctctctctctctctctctctctctctctctctctctcctctctctctgtgcccctccctgactcacactctctctctctctcaaaaataaaaaaaattaaaaacttaaaaccagagtaagtagaaggaaggaaataccaGATAAAAGAGCACAAGTCAAATGCTGTAAGAAACATAACAGAGGAGATCAGTGAAGTTGATGCTTGGAGAAACTTAACAAGTCTCTGGTCTGATCCAGAAAGAAAGGACACCTACAGCAGGCATTAAAAAGGTGCATTGCCACAGGTCCCGCAGACAGCAGGCAGTATCCAGCCTGGTTACCCCCAGGCCTACTGACCTGGCGTGGTCCGCTCGAGCTCACCGTGCTGCTGCCTCTCTGCATCCCACTGCTCGCACTGCCTGGCTTGCTGTGCCTGGCTTGCTGATCCTTATGTCCTGCTGCACACACCTGCTGGCGCTGCTGCTCCACGTTCACGTTAGGTTTTCTGCTGTGGCCGTGCGGTCTGTCCTCAGAGGCATGAGACCACAGAGTACAATGAGAGAATGTCATGGGGTGCTCAGTGCCAGTGTTCCACAGCGCAGACATGGAAAAATCCCCTGAAAGACACGGTTATTATATAGGTGTTCCTGAGAAGAAGTGGGAAATTTAAATCACCCTGTATCTACtttagaaattaatttgaaatttaaaactttcctAGAAGAAAGCTCTAGTCTCAGATGGCTTC
This genomic stretch from Acinonyx jubatus isolate Ajub_Pintada_27869175 chromosome C2, VMU_Ajub_asm_v1.0, whole genome shotgun sequence harbors:
- the LOC128315074 gene encoding uncharacterized protein LOC128315074 — encoded protein: MSSVQGAGAHVWACSPMEVEIQCRRHSRNSPGVPPLPGLPQPCDVALKEPVPPRPSPVPPAAPTDLACAGAHRATPPTKRDFSMSALWNTGTEHPMTFSHCTLWSHASEDRPHGHSRKPNVNVEQQRQQVCAAGHKDQQARHSKPGSASSGMQRGSSTVSSSGPRQVSRPGGNQAGYCLLSAGPVAMHLFNACCRCPFFLDQTRDLLSFSKHQLH